The Dioscorea cayenensis subsp. rotundata cultivar TDr96_F1 chromosome 18, TDr96_F1_v2_PseudoChromosome.rev07_lg8_w22 25.fasta, whole genome shotgun sequence genome includes the window CTTGTTTGACAATGCCTGTTTAACTATACATTTGGTTTATTCATCTATGGTTATTTTAAGTGGATCAAGTTAAAATGATCAAGTTAATTACCTCCATAATAACAttgataacatttttttaagaaaggcAAGCACCCAGGAAACCGCGCTCACCACTGAATCGTGCCCTCACCTTGTCTATTGGCCATTACCTTGTTTATTGGCCATTGATAACATTCATTTAAGAATATTTAGGGATATATAgggattattaaaaatatatatatataataacttttaaaatttctatGAGAAGAGAAAATTAgaatggttttttctttttcttttttcttttttttttgaaaaagaaaagaatgtttttttttctttgtttataaaactaaaatgttatattaaaaaaccaaaacctataaacaaatatttgatTGTAAAAACAATATCAGAAACTTCAACTCAATTGATGTCCGTCcaactaattttaaattaacataatattaaataataattatatagttAAATACTATTATTCGATTTAATGGgtcaacaaattaaattataaataaaattttaatttatggctcaaattcccaaaaataaataaaaataaaataaagcagaCAAGCCTACATCTTTACCAAAAACTCCTGACTGTTTGCCACGTGTACGTAACGGACGACCCAGATCACTCCCAACTGCATGTCTATCACGTGAAACAAATTTCTTCTCCATTTTACCCTTCCACTCCAAGAAACAAAAGCACCCAAACCAGGGGTAAAATGGGAAAAAATGAGGGTAATAATATTACATTAAAATGTTCGAAGGAACACCAAACACACACAAAAGACtaccaaaaaaacacaaaaaaaactccatgaaaaattcaaaaattcaaaataaattaaaaaaaaagaaataaataaacttaaaaaaaaacaacaataaatatcAGAGAAACAGATCTGGTCATCTAGAAAACGAAGCCGGCGACGGCAGCGACCACGGCGGCGGCGGAGAAGAAAGAGGCGGAGAAGAGAGCAGCAGCGGCGTTAGGAGGAGAAGGAGTGGGTGGGGAGATGGGGGAGTTGGGGATCGGAGAGCCCGGAGGAGGAGCAGGTGGAGAAGGGGATGGAGGAGGAGTAGAAGCCGGAGAAGGAGTGGATGATGGAGGAGTCGTCGATGGCGGCGAGACAGTGGGCGCAGGAGTTGGGGAAGACGTCGGAGCTGGGCCGGGGGCTTGAGCGAGGGCGGTGACGGAGAGGATCGCAAGAGCGACGGCGAGGATTGGGCCGGCGATCGCCATTGGAAGCTTCGAGAAGGAGAAAGGTTTGAAGGGTTTGGTGGTGAGAGAGTGGTTTTGAGGGGGTTTATATAGAGCGGTGGAGAAATATGTTGAAACGAGAGGGAGGTGAGTTTGGGATGGAGTTGATACGTGGCGGGGTTTTATTTGTTCGGTGGTGGGGACGGGTGGAGTGCTGGATTGGGTGGATGGTTGACACGTGTAGGGTTTAGGTTAGTGGGTGGAGAATGATTGGGAAGTGGTGAGCAACTCGGTGGAACTGGGTTAACGGGTGATATGTGACGTGATTTTTATAGGTTTAATGGTGTGGATGATTGCCATGTGTCCGGGTTTGGGTTAATGAGTGGGTTGTTGTAGTGGTGACCAACTAGCTTCTcgaaataagtaaataaataaaaatatatacatatatcctgatatttttatttcttaaatttagaatatatatacaggattaaaaaaatcagtgttattttaaaatatttaatgataaccgttaaatcattatataacagctattatttgtaaaaaaaagctatataaatatattattatttattgtttatattactattttataatatttaatattatttaatactgTTTATACATCCACATAAAAGACTACATACATCGAGTATATGATGGTATAACATCACCAAAAGAGCGTGCGGGCTATTGTGAGCCCGCATAGGATTGACAACAAGGTGCAAACAAATATGTGTCTATATACAAaccatatatataaacagaaaTAATGCTATAGTACCATTCTATATTACTATgaatagtatattttttttgaattttcaattgTTACAGTGCCGGGAACCGACAGTTgttaaatgatatataatatatatatatatatatatatatatatatatatatatatatatatatgggtaaaTTGATACATAATTTAGTAGAGTTGAAAGAATTATGAAGGGGGAAATTAACCAGTGAATTTAagggaaaaattaaatttatttttaaattgtttaatgtATGTGTTTTGGAGGATGTGATGGAGGATTGATTGGTTTTATTAGTGAGATTAAGAGCACTTAGTTAAAGGAATAAAGTTTGTGCACTTTGACTAAGTCGgtcataattttatttgtttgattaagtggttatttgcatttaattattttatgggCCATCTTTTTATAGTTAAGGTTGGTAAGatatttatatgatttgctTTATACATTTGATTGATCTAATAAGTGTAatgtaaatttattataatatattattaataaataaatacgaatTACTGAgtatatatttgtttgcataattATTATATAGACCTATATCCACAAGTAAAATTAGTAATTGCTTGTAtgccaaaataaaattaaatttgtctAAATTATGATGATATAGACATATAATCAGATGAAATTCTCAAACCATTGTTATTTTGTTCCAATTCATAataatcattattatatatatatggaatagaAAAAAGGGATGAATTTTAGTGtagaattaatttataatagattattaaaatcaattttaGAAAGGGTTggcttttatttatatgtatattttttcttacaatacatatagttttaaaataaaatgttggatgcttaaaataaattagaaagagaGAAGACTTCTAAATACTAATTATTATGACTTTCCAAACAAATGCTAATTGATATTAATTCATGCCTTCAGataatttttacttaaaaaaatccaCTATATAGCCTTCAATTCGGTCACCGTTagtaaacaaacacaaaaaaagcaAAGTCATTGATGGAAACcagaaaatcatacacaaaatttaatataaatattatttatttttcatcccatctctatttttaagagaaataaaaaatatacccAGGGACTTAacccaaaattaattaatctaatctAACCTATAATTAACTCTCATTGTAGCTGTTTAATAGTTACTGTGCTCACTGTAGATGTTCTACAAACGTCCACAGATAACGTTTtctcaaatttatatatatatatatatatatatatatatatatatatatatatatatatatatatatataacaaaatgtGACCAAGCCAAGGGATGCATTCAAACCATGAGCTTTGAGTTGGCAATGGACGGAAACATCAACTCGCTCATTGCAGGAGTGGTTACAATTGTTATTTGGTTTACTAGTTTTTAATGACTATaatatagtttataaatatttttataactaaCAAGGCTCAAAGGCTTTTCAGTAATTTCGCATTACTTCTAAGAGTcttcacaaaatatatataaatatataaagacaaatatatatatatatatatatatagtcccataaaagttattaaatttgtatttaatcatcattattcatttatatacatatatctaacAACATTTAACAATATATCACAATGTTTAATAGTATCTGAATAATTACTAGTAAACTTTGCACATCACTCTATAAATAGTAACTTTTAAATTATGATCTAACAGTTGCTATCGATCatctctaaatttttaaaaaactaaatatgtttccaaaaagaatatatatatatatatatatatatatatagtaaaccACCCCAGTGCTCTGTAATGGATGGGCACAAGACTCAAAGAAGCTATTGTGAGAAAAATCTAGTAACCATAATCTAGTATAGAACAGAgattatacaaataattttataaaaataataataataataattttttttaaaaaaaatgtgaatataccctaattttttttttaaaaaaaatggtgaataaAACCGATCAAATCCACAAttttttcattggaaaaaatTACTAATTCTCATATTCCAATAATGgtgataaaaaaatcattggttctaaaaaattattgaaatattgtAGATGTTTCCAGAGATTTATTGTAGATGTTGCTAATGTGTCTCTGTGtatttttttacatgattttttaaaaaaaatataaatagaagaaaaagaatctAAAGATTGGCTATCAAAGTTAACATGCAACATAGTTGGAAGTAGGTTAATGAAAGGGCGGCAGTGGGTGACACCCTAATTTGTTCTATAGTTAGGGGACCAatgtggatttttattttttatttttttttttttgagtcaaGCTTGGTCACTGTTAACAacttaaaacaaatattattattattattattattattattattattattattattattatgtatgcctttgggaaaaaagaaaaatgaaagaaaagctACCATTCTCTAAACTGCTTTTATAATACGAGCCTAAATACAAATACtcattcatttaaatatttttttattatttatatatatttattatattatacaaCACTGACAAATTGTTACTTTTAATTGTATCAAAGACCGAAAGAGTAGATAAACTCATCTCCAGTCATCATTTCAGTGGtccacaattatttatttatttattttttaaataataaatcacttcaattaaaaaaatatcttgtaCAGTGATCTTATTCCTCATactgtttaatatttttttttatatttataaaaaaaacgcTTATATCCAGAGTCTACTAGCAATATAGCCAAACTTAAAGACTAGACATCAACAGTAGTGAGAAGAAACAAAACTGAGAGAACCTAGTGAACAAAACAAGTCTAGAAAATTAGTCATTTTTAAAACGGGCAAACACCATAAAACCCtacttaattatttgaatttttaaataatttctcaaataacaTACTTACAGAAAGTGGCTTTGCACTAAATTCAATTGCCAACTCTTTAGCCAGCAAGGACCTACAACCGTACCAAGTTGGAGGTATCTTTCACCCACACAATACTTGAGGGCTTCTTTTCAAATCCAACCCTAAAAAGTTAGTTCATGCTTGTCTATGAATGGAACTTCTTATGGATAAATGCAAATACCACAAATCTTAGGGGTATAAACACAAACAGGagttttttcttcaataaacacTAGTGGGTTAATCTCTATGGAATAATATTTtgagcataaaaataaaaaacatcaataattaACAGTAGTTCAATCAAGGTGCTAATTGCAACATAAACTCAAAATTATAGAATTCCTAATCTGGAAcatatgaagaaaaagaaaaaaaagtatggGCATATTTGTCCAAACAGAAGGCAACATTGCATATTTAgggtgaaaaaaatcaaaggaaaaagagaaacataaagacaaaaacataagagTTCAATAAtggaacaaaacaaaaggaccacacaaacaaaagatatgCCCAAGAAGTTGGTGTCCACAACCTGACATAACcctttaaagataaaataaatctttGGTGGCAGTGAATTGAGATTAGAAGAAACAGTACCTCCAAATCCAATCATTGATAGAATAATTGCAGCCTTGAATTTGGTGGCAAAAGTTAAAGATGTGGCTTCATGAGAAGAGAAAAGTGAGAGATTTTGCAGAGTCacagataaataaaatttatataaactaACAGAGTTCAAGTTTGTTGAGGACCACAGTGACTTGCATATTCTGTTaagtcattatttatttatttatttaacacatggaatacaagaaattaaataaGTAAAGGTCTCTCACTTTTGCAGCTGATTCTGGAACTGGTTCTCTGGAGGAGTTCCACTGACATCTCCTTAACTTTATAAGTTAGAATTTATTCTGAACTTGATTTCCAGAGCAGGGATCTCGGAAGCGTCGAGATCCGGGTTTATGGTTTTGCTTCCATAAGAACAGAAGAATATGGAGCAAGACTATACGTATCTTTAGAGAATGGTACACCTTCCCTAACAAAATCATCAGGAGACTTGAGATTTGTATCGACCTGCAATGTTATGAATCAAATTGTAAAGaaggaaaaacaagatgaaTTTAAGATTGCATGACTTTTGCTGTGAATGCTACCATctaattactaatttttaaCTGACACTAAAATTAGAAATTAGGCTAATATTTTTGTTAGTGATTACAGGTAGTAAATTAGGAGGTGAACCATAAAGTTACACTAGGAATTGCTACCAGCTTGTACGTAAACAAGATTGGTTTAGTAAACAGAATGATTGGTATAATTTCCTAGGGGAAAACcttacacaaaaaaatattcctACACAGAACAGGAAGTATTTGAAAATAATGACAGAAGACTATTGTAGCCCATGGGAAGCCTTGAACACAAGAAGCTAATTCATAAAGCATCATAGCCACACCAATTACCCTCCCATTTTTTCATCACAACCCATACAGGCAAGTTATGCTGCAGGCTATGGAGTCATATTAAATGACTAACAATAATCAGAGCATAGTAGTCGGAAAATAGAATAGCAAGTGAAAGGCTAAATAAAGGATAGAGCCACAAATTGAAGACATCCGACATGCTGGCATAATGTTTAATCAGAATAAGAGGGAGCATAAGTCACAGaaggcacaaaaaaaaaaaaaaacactaaaataaaaaataacagtaAGCATAACCACGGAGAACAAGAGTAGGTCCTCCGCAGAATATTTGTTGATTAGATGAGTTCACATCCTGAGTACTCATTGTACTTCATGATAGGCCTTAACAAGGCTTGTGGAgagattttctttcaattttaacTACAATGAAGTTCCAATTAAACATTTTTCCTGGTAATACACTTTGAAGTTCAATGTGTTTCTCTTTATTCAACCATGTTTCTAATTATCTAAAATTAAACTCCATA containing:
- the LOC120282496 gene encoding classical arabinogalactan protein 5-like, translated to MAIAGPILAVALAILSVTALAQAPGPAPTSSPTPAPTVSPPSTTPPSSTPSPASTPPPSPSPPAPPPGSPIPNSPISPPTPSPPNAAAALFSASFFSAAAVVAAVAGFVF